In one window of Minwuia thermotolerans DNA:
- a CDS encoding branched-chain amino acid ABC transporter permease: protein MDVILLQLLNGLDKGGAYALIALGLTIIFGTLGVVNFAHGALFMLGAFCAVSVQALLGLEKIALHPTEKTAWGSPVEIRTPYVEDLLGDFGLLLLDYSVPASIIIAIPIMLLIGIAMERGLIRFFYKRPHAEQILVTFGLAIVLQEIVKAQFGANPIPQPAPDAAQGMLDFGAAIGFDAGNVVYPTWRLVYFLFSLGVIGAVFAFLQFTTFGMVVRAGMADRETVGLLGIDIDRRFTIVFGIAAIVAGLAGVMYTPILSPDYHMGMDFLVLSFVVVVVGGMGSLPGAVTAGFVLGILQSFASMNEVKDILPGIDQIIIYLIAVVILLVRPRGLMGRKGVMEG, encoded by the coding sequence ATGGACGTGATCCTGCTGCAGTTGCTGAACGGCCTGGACAAGGGCGGCGCCTACGCGTTGATCGCGCTGGGCCTGACCATCATCTTCGGCACCCTGGGCGTGGTGAACTTCGCCCATGGCGCGCTGTTCATGCTGGGCGCCTTCTGCGCAGTCAGCGTCCAGGCGCTGCTGGGCCTGGAGAAGATCGCCCTGCACCCGACCGAAAAGACCGCATGGGGTTCGCCGGTGGAGATCCGCACACCCTATGTCGAGGATCTGCTGGGCGATTTCGGCCTGCTGCTGCTCGACTACTCCGTACCCGCGTCGATCATCATCGCCATACCGATCATGCTGCTGATCGGCATCGCCATGGAACGCGGGCTGATCCGCTTCTTCTACAAGCGCCCGCACGCCGAACAGATCCTGGTCACCTTCGGCCTCGCCATCGTGCTGCAGGAGATCGTCAAGGCGCAGTTCGGCGCCAACCCGATACCTCAGCCGGCGCCGGACGCGGCCCAGGGCATGCTGGACTTCGGCGCCGCCATCGGCTTCGACGCCGGCAACGTGGTCTACCCCACCTGGCGTCTGGTCTACTTCCTGTTCTCGCTGGGCGTGATCGGAGCCGTGTTCGCCTTCCTGCAGTTCACCACCTTCGGCATGGTCGTCCGCGCCGGCATGGCCGACCGGGAGACCGTCGGCCTGCTGGGCATCGACATCGACCGCCGCTTCACCATCGTCTTCGGCATCGCGGCCATCGTCGCCGGGCTCGCCGGCGTCATGTACACGCCCATCCTCAGCCCCGACTACCACATGGGCATGGACTTCCTGGTCCTCAGCTTCGTTGTCGTCGTCGTCGGCGGCATGGGCTCGCTCCCCGGCGCGGTCACCGCCGGCTTCGTACTGGGTATCCTGCAGTCCTTCGCCTCGATGAACGAGGTCAAGGACATCCTCCCCGGGATCGACCAGATCATCATCTACCTGATCGCCGTCGTGATCCTTCTTGTCCGTCCACGCGGCCTGATGGGCCGCAAGGGCGTCATGGAGGGCTGA
- a CDS encoding substrate-binding protein has translation MKIIDKSLSRRSLLKTGTALGAGAIVAPTIFSSQAWAAGYTNEPKGGTVTFGFNVPQTGAYADEGADELRAYQLAVEHINGEGDGGMLNTFSSKALQGNGINGKKVVYVTGDTQTKSDAARASAKRMIEKDGAIMITGGSSSGVAIAVQGLCQDAGVIFMAGLTHSNDTTGKDKRANGFRHFFNTEMSGAALGPVLKNNFGTDRRAYHLTADYTWGWSQEGSIKKYTEQLGWETVAAVRTPLGAGDFSQYITPVLNSGADVLVLNHYGRDMVNSLTQAVQFGLRDKQVNGKDFAIVVPLYSRLMAQGAGENVKGIFGSTNWHWSLQDEGSQAFVKSFGQKYGFPPSQAAHTTYCQAILYADACQRAGSFRPSEVGKALEGFEFDGLGNGPTEYRAEDHQCFKDVLVVKGKENPSSKFDVLEVVEVTPRAQVEYPASMLGGELGPYNDGSA, from the coding sequence ATGAAGATCATCGACAAGAGCCTGTCGCGGCGCAGCCTGCTGAAGACCGGCACGGCGCTCGGCGCCGGCGCCATCGTGGCGCCGACGATTTTCTCCAGCCAGGCCTGGGCGGCCGGCTACACCAACGAACCGAAGGGCGGCACCGTGACCTTCGGCTTCAACGTGCCGCAGACGGGCGCCTATGCCGACGAGGGGGCGGACGAGCTGCGCGCCTACCAGCTGGCGGTCGAGCACATCAACGGCGAAGGCGACGGCGGCATGCTGAACACCTTCTCGTCGAAGGCGCTGCAGGGCAACGGCATCAACGGCAAGAAGGTCGTGTACGTCACCGGCGACACCCAGACCAAGTCCGACGCCGCCCGCGCATCGGCCAAGCGGATGATCGAGAAGGACGGCGCCATCATGATCACCGGCGGCTCATCGTCGGGCGTGGCGATCGCCGTCCAGGGTCTCTGCCAGGACGCCGGCGTCATCTTCATGGCCGGCCTGACGCACTCCAACGACACCACCGGCAAGGACAAGCGCGCCAACGGCTTCCGCCACTTCTTCAACACCGAGATGTCGGGCGCCGCGCTCGGCCCGGTGCTGAAGAACAATTTCGGCACCGACCGCAGGGCCTATCACCTGACGGCCGACTACACCTGGGGCTGGTCGCAGGAAGGCTCGATCAAGAAGTACACCGAGCAGCTCGGTTGGGAGACGGTCGCGGCCGTCCGCACCCCGCTCGGCGCGGGCGACTTCTCGCAGTACATCACGCCGGTGCTGAACTCCGGCGCCGACGTGCTGGTGCTGAACCACTACGGCCGCGACATGGTCAACTCGCTGACCCAGGCGGTCCAGTTCGGCCTGCGCGACAAGCAGGTCAACGGCAAGGACTTCGCCATCGTCGTCCCGCTCTACAGCCGCCTGATGGCCCAGGGCGCGGGCGAGAACGTCAAGGGCATCTTCGGCTCGACGAACTGGCACTGGTCGCTGCAGGACGAGGGCTCGCAGGCCTTCGTCAAATCCTTCGGCCAGAAGTACGGCTTCCCGCCGAGCCAGGCCGCGCACACCACCTACTGCCAGGCCATCCTCTACGCCGACGCCTGCCAGCGCGCCGGCTCCTTCCGGCCCTCCGAGGTCGGCAAGGCGCTCGAGGGCTTCGAGTTCGACGGGCTCGGCAACGGCCCGACGGAATACCGCGCCGAGGATCACCAGTGCTTCAAGGACGTGCTGGTCGTGAAGGGCAAGGAGAACCCGTCGTCCAAGTTCGACGTTCTCGAGGTCGTCGAGGTCACGCCGCGCGCGCAGGTCGAATATCCGGCCAGCATGCTGGGCGGCGAGCTCGGCCCGTACAATGACGGCTCCGCCTAA
- a CDS encoding helix-turn-helix domain-containing protein, with protein sequence MQVAGPVGIRVRQRRKELGVTQVALAQRIGISPSYLNLIEADKRAVGGRLLKKLADALELHLDVLTGTTERRLIERLGELAADPSLAGLRIDPDSANLLVSRHPDWAAALLALARLRRDAEQHAAAMSDRLAQDPALAGAVHRVLNHAAAVRSTSEILTNVDDLTAAQRQRFVDIILSQSGELSTLAQELVERFGSADAGPRSLSPAEEVDDFIIQNRSHYPALEDLAADLRRRVRPEGALEDGALAGHLERRFGVGIRHQSALEADLGRFRNLCHYDAGARTLTFLDNAPASTRRFQLARLLVRLSEAAAVAAVARDELLSSDEARTRAFEALTSYTAAAMLAPYDAFLEDAERFRYDVELLRQRYGASVEQVFQRLVSLRRPDAEGIPFAFFRADPSGHISKRFPVAGLPIPRSGNGCSLWPLYSVFQTPGRVIRQLAEFPNGSRYLFVARTIRHEPGLFHEQPFLRSVMLACDVVYADRTVYGDGLDLAKRQMATAVGPACRLCPRRACIHRGEESVLRERED encoded by the coding sequence ATGCAGGTGGCCGGACCCGTCGGGATCAGGGTGCGTCAGCGCCGCAAGGAGCTCGGTGTCACGCAGGTCGCGCTGGCCCAGCGCATCGGCATCTCGCCGTCCTATCTGAACCTGATCGAGGCCGACAAGCGGGCGGTCGGCGGCCGTCTGCTGAAGAAGCTGGCGGACGCCCTGGAGCTGCACCTCGACGTCCTGACGGGCACCACCGAGCGGCGCCTGATCGAGCGCCTCGGCGAGCTGGCGGCCGACCCGTCGCTGGCGGGCCTCCGTATCGATCCCGACAGCGCCAACCTGCTGGTCAGCCGTCATCCGGACTGGGCCGCCGCCCTGCTCGCCCTGGCGCGCCTCCGGCGCGACGCGGAACAGCACGCTGCGGCGATGAGCGACCGCCTGGCCCAGGATCCGGCGCTGGCCGGTGCGGTGCATCGGGTGCTGAACCATGCGGCGGCGGTTCGCTCCACCTCCGAGATCCTGACCAATGTCGACGATCTGACCGCCGCCCAGCGCCAGCGTTTCGTCGACATCATACTCTCCCAGAGCGGGGAGCTCTCGACCCTCGCCCAGGAGCTGGTCGAGCGTTTCGGATCCGCCGACGCGGGACCGCGCTCGCTCTCGCCGGCCGAGGAGGTCGACGACTTCATCATCCAGAACCGGTCCCACTATCCGGCGCTGGAGGACCTGGCGGCGGACCTTCGCCGCCGCGTCCGCCCCGAAGGCGCGCTGGAGGACGGCGCGCTGGCCGGCCATCTCGAGCGGCGCTTCGGCGTCGGGATACGCCACCAGTCGGCGCTGGAAGCCGATCTCGGCCGCTTCCGCAATCTCTGCCACTATGACGCCGGTGCCCGGACGCTGACCTTCCTCGACAATGCGCCGGCCTCGACGCGGCGTTTCCAGCTCGCCCGGCTGCTGGTGCGCCTGTCGGAGGCGGCGGCCGTGGCCGCGGTGGCGCGCGACGAACTGCTGTCCAGCGACGAGGCGCGGACCCGCGCCTTCGAGGCGCTGACCTCCTACACCGCGGCCGCCATGCTGGCGCCCTATGACGCCTTCCTGGAGGACGCCGAGCGGTTCCGCTACGACGTGGAACTGCTGCGCCAGCGCTACGGCGCGAGCGTCGAGCAGGTCTTCCAGCGGCTGGTCTCGCTGCGCCGGCCGGACGCGGAGGGCATTCCCTTCGCCTTCTTCCGCGCCGATCCCTCGGGCCATATCAGCAAGCGCTTTCCCGTCGCCGGCCTGCCGATCCCGCGCTCGGGCAATGGCTGTTCGCTGTGGCCGCTCTACAGCGTCTTCCAGACGCCCGGCCGGGTGATCCGGCAACTGGCAGAGTTTCCCAATGGCAGCCGCTACCTTTTCGTCGCCCGCACCATCCGCCACGAGCCGGGGCTGTTTCACGAACAGCCGTTCCTGCGCTCGGTGATGCTGGCCTGCGATGTGGTCTATGCCGATCGCACGGTCTACGGCGACGGCCTGGATCTGGCGAAGCGGCAGATGGCGACGGCGGTCGGGCCGGCCTGCCGCCTATGCCCCCGCCGCGCCTGCATCCATCGCGGCGAGGAATCGGTGCTGCGCGAGCGGGAGGATTGA
- a CDS encoding response regulator transcription factor, with protein sequence MDVATEVLIAEDEPNIVELLTFILERAGCRARAVYDGEAAIEALRGIRPDVMILDLMLPKRDGYDVLKAVRGDSRLSDLPVVMLTAKGQEKDRKVAESLGVSAFITKPFSNQDVVDCVIGLAGR encoded by the coding sequence ATGGATGTGGCGACCGAGGTCCTGATCGCCGAGGACGAACCGAACATCGTCGAGCTGCTGACGTTCATTCTCGAGCGCGCCGGCTGCCGCGCCCGCGCCGTCTATGACGGCGAGGCCGCGATCGAGGCGCTGCGCGGTATACGGCCCGATGTGATGATCCTGGACCTGATGCTGCCCAAGCGGGACGGCTACGACGTGCTCAAGGCGGTCCGGGGCGACAGCCGCCTCAGCGATCTGCCGGTCGTGATGCTGACCGCCAAGGGCCAGGAGAAGGACCGCAAGGTCGCCGAATCGCTGGGCGTGTCCGCGTTCATCACCAAGCCCTTCTCGAACCAGGACGTGGTCGACTGCGTGATCGGCCTGGCCGGGCGCTAG
- a CDS encoding sensor histidine kinase yields the protein MLTADAVIVIALGYVGFLFLLAWFSDRMTRRGNRWITNSPLIYTLSISVYCTSWTFYGAVGSAARGGLEFVTIYLGPTLIFIGWWYLLRKLVRIGHVHRISSIADLISSRFGKSNTLAVLVTLIAVVGTTPYIALQLKAVTSSFAVLSSANDPDFVELTAAAGDFEGALWVAMGMALFTILFGTRNLEANEQHPGVVAAIAFEALVKLLALVLVGVFVIFAAGGMGELFDNDRARALLQREDMFGGRWAALTFLAAAAILCLPRQFQVTVVENSHEAHLQTAGWLFPLYLLLICLFVLPIALAGLTMLPEGADPDMFVLTLPMAADQDMLALFAFIGGFSSATSMVIVACIALSIMISNHIVMPVVLRMPWLGFNRSGDLKTLVLNSRRFSIVLVLGLGLLYYRFSAQNEALASMGLIAFAGVAQFLPPMLAGLYWRRATAAGAKLGLVGGVLLWTYTLLLPSLAAEGNIVAGIVRDGLGGYAFLRPQALFGLTDMDPLVHSVVWSLTANVVLLVAGSLFSEPRPLERLQSALFVNVFRNPAGNESRALVRTAAIDDLRILTRRILGAERADRLFREFAVRQGHGDETPTPDASFIAHLEREIGGSVGAASARVMISEVVSGETISFDEIIRMVDETQQVIEYSQALEANSRALERTAGELRRANERLMRLDNEKDDFLSQVSHELRTPMTSIRSFAEVLMNAGDLPPEQARRFVRIIHDESIRLTGLLNEILDLSHLERGEVNWKMELLDPEAAVERAISACEGLAADSGVRIEHEDAGLLARVNGDRDRIAQVLINLISNAIKYNDNPEPWVRIACETADGDYRVHVEDNGPGVDDVEADHLFSKFARGWRQIERGRSGTGLGLAISAQIARRLGGRLELTRSDGTGSCFSLVLPLARVEAAE from the coding sequence ATGCTGACCGCTGACGCCGTCATCGTCATCGCGCTGGGCTATGTCGGCTTCCTGTTCCTGCTGGCCTGGTTCAGCGACCGCATGACCCGCCGCGGCAACCGCTGGATCACCAATTCGCCGCTGATCTACACGCTGTCCATCTCGGTCTACTGCACGTCGTGGACATTCTACGGCGCGGTCGGCTCCGCGGCCCGCGGCGGACTGGAGTTCGTCACCATCTATCTCGGGCCGACCCTGATCTTCATCGGCTGGTGGTATCTGCTGCGCAAGCTGGTGCGCATCGGCCACGTCCACCGGATCTCCTCGATCGCCGACCTGATCTCGTCGCGCTTCGGCAAATCGAACACCCTGGCCGTGCTCGTCACCCTGATCGCGGTGGTCGGCACCACCCCCTATATCGCGCTGCAGCTCAAGGCCGTGACCTCCAGCTTCGCGGTGCTGAGTTCGGCCAACGATCCGGACTTCGTCGAACTTACCGCCGCCGCCGGCGATTTCGAGGGCGCGCTCTGGGTGGCGATGGGCATGGCGCTGTTCACCATCCTGTTCGGCACCCGCAATCTGGAGGCCAATGAACAGCACCCGGGCGTGGTCGCCGCCATCGCCTTCGAGGCGCTGGTCAAGCTGCTGGCGCTGGTGCTGGTCGGCGTCTTCGTGATCTTCGCCGCCGGCGGCATGGGGGAGCTGTTCGACAATGACAGGGCGCGGGCGCTGCTGCAGCGCGAGGACATGTTCGGCGGCCGCTGGGCGGCGCTGACCTTCCTTGCCGCCGCCGCCATACTCTGCCTGCCGCGCCAGTTCCAGGTCACGGTGGTCGAGAACTCGCACGAGGCGCACCTGCAGACCGCCGGCTGGCTGTTCCCGCTCTATCTGCTGCTGATCTGCCTGTTCGTGCTGCCCATCGCCCTGGCGGGGCTGACCATGCTGCCCGAGGGCGCGGACCCGGACATGTTCGTGCTTACCCTGCCCATGGCCGCCGACCAGGACATGCTGGCGCTGTTCGCCTTCATCGGCGGCTTTTCCTCGGCGACGTCCATGGTGATCGTGGCCTGTATCGCGCTCTCGATCATGATCTCCAACCACATCGTCATGCCGGTGGTGCTGCGCATGCCCTGGCTCGGCTTCAACCGCTCCGGCGACCTGAAGACGCTGGTGCTCAACAGCCGCCGCTTCTCCATCGTCCTGGTGCTGGGTCTGGGCCTGCTCTACTACCGCTTCTCCGCCCAGAACGAGGCCCTGGCTTCCATGGGCCTGATCGCCTTCGCCGGCGTCGCGCAGTTCCTGCCGCCCATGCTGGCGGGCCTCTACTGGCGGCGCGCCACCGCGGCCGGCGCCAAGCTGGGCCTGGTGGGCGGGGTGCTGCTGTGGACCTACACCCTGCTGCTGCCCAGCCTTGCGGCCGAAGGCAACATCGTCGCCGGAATCGTGCGCGACGGACTGGGCGGCTACGCCTTCCTCCGGCCACAGGCCCTGTTCGGCCTGACCGACATGGACCCGCTGGTTCACTCGGTCGTCTGGAGCCTGACGGCCAATGTCGTGCTGCTGGTGGCCGGTTCGCTGTTCAGCGAGCCGCGGCCGCTGGAACGGCTGCAGAGCGCGCTGTTCGTCAATGTCTTCCGCAATCCGGCGGGCAATGAATCGCGCGCCCTGGTGCGCACTGCGGCGATCGACGATCTGCGCATCCTCACCCGCCGCATCCTGGGCGCGGAGCGGGCCGACCGGCTGTTCCGGGAGTTCGCCGTCCGCCAGGGCCATGGCGACGAGACGCCGACGCCCGACGCCTCCTTCATCGCCCATCTGGAGCGCGAGATCGGCGGCAGCGTCGGCGCCGCTTCCGCCAGGGTGATGATCTCCGAGGTCGTCTCCGGGGAGACCATCAGCTTCGACGAGATCATCCGCATGGTCGACGAGACCCAGCAGGTGATCGAGTACAGCCAGGCGCTGGAGGCGAATTCCCGCGCGCTGGAGCGCACCGCCGGCGAGCTCAGGCGGGCCAACGAGCGGCTGATGCGCCTGGACAACGAAAAGGACGACTTCCTCAGCCAGGTCAGCCACGAGCTCCGGACGCCGATGACCTCGATCCGCTCCTTCGCCGAGGTGCTGATGAACGCCGGGGACCTGCCGCCGGAGCAGGCGCGGCGCTTCGTCCGCATCATCCACGACGAGAGCATCCGCCTGACCGGCCTGCTGAACGAGATCCTGGACCTCAGTCATCTGGAGCGCGGCGAGGTCAACTGGAAGATGGAACTGCTGGACCCCGAGGCTGCGGTGGAGCGCGCCATCTCCGCCTGTGAGGGGTTGGCCGCCGATTCCGGCGTCCGTATCGAGCACGAGGACGCGGGGCTGCTTGCGCGCGTCAATGGCGACCGGGACCGTATCGCCCAGGTGCTGATCAACCTGATTTCCAACGCCATCAAGTACAACGACAACCCCGAACCCTGGGTGCGCATCGCCTGCGAGACGGCGGACGGCGACTACCGCGTCCATGTCGAAGACAACGGCCCCGGCGTCGACGACGTCGAGGCCGATCACCTGTTTTCGAAGTTCGCCCGCGGCTGGCGGCAGATCGAGCGGGGCCGGTCCGGCACCGGTCTCGGCCTGGCGATCAGTGCGCAGATCGCCCGGCGGCTCGGCGGCCGGCTGGAGCTGACCCGCAGCGACGGGACGGGAAGCTGCTTCAGCCTGGTCCTGCCGCTGGCCCGTGTGGAGGCGGCGGAGTAG
- a CDS encoding coiled coil domain-containing protein, translating into MQFAEDQAMTANDAYRKKMETRLEAIDAEMDRLKAEARSKDADAQLEYAESLSHLKARRAEFERRMDKLRQAGEAVLGDIQAGVENAWKDLDAAMERARARFR; encoded by the coding sequence ATGCAGTTCGCGGAGGACCAGGCCATGACCGCCAATGACGCCTATCGAAAGAAGATGGAGACCCGGCTGGAGGCCATCGACGCCGAGATGGATCGGCTGAAGGCCGAGGCCAGGAGCAAGGACGCCGACGCCCAGCTGGAATACGCCGAAAGCCTTTCGCACCTGAAAGCGCGGCGCGCCGAATTCGAACGCCGCATGGACAAGCTGCGTCAGGCCGGCGAAGCCGTGCTGGGCGATATCCAGGCGGGGGTCGAGAACGCCTGGAAGGATCTCGATGCGGCCATGGAGCGCGCCCGGGCCCGCTTCAGATAG
- a CDS encoding nucleoside 2-deoxyribosyltransferase, with product MTRPKAYLAGPDVFLPDARRALAIKADICRAAGLEPLPPVDGESDGGAADPLARARAIARGNEALMDRADLIVADFTPFRGPGMDAGTAFEVGYMRALGKPVFAYTNLPGAYMERVQELGLIGPEGTRDRDRLLIEDFGLAENLMLATVARGGVFAPAARPADIRRDLESFRLAVAAAAEMLT from the coding sequence ATGACCCGCCCGAAGGCCTATCTCGCCGGACCGGACGTGTTCCTGCCGGACGCACGCCGGGCGCTGGCGATCAAGGCGGACATCTGCCGCGCCGCGGGGCTGGAACCGCTGCCGCCGGTGGACGGAGAGAGCGACGGTGGGGCCGCCGACCCCCTGGCCAGGGCGCGCGCCATCGCCCGGGGCAACGAGGCGCTGATGGACCGCGCCGACCTGATCGTCGCCGACTTCACGCCCTTCCGCGGGCCTGGGATGGACGCGGGCACGGCCTTCGAGGTCGGCTACATGCGCGCCCTGGGCAAACCCGTCTTCGCCTATACCAACCTGCCCGGCGCCTACATGGAACGCGTGCAGGAACTCGGCCTGATCGGGCCGGAGGGGACGCGCGACCGGGACAGGTTGCTGATCGAGGATTTCGGCCTCGCCGAGAACCTGATGCTGGCGACGGTGGCCAGGGGCGGCGTCTTCGCCCCGGCGGCGCGGCCCGCTGATATCCGCCGCGACCTGGAGAGCTTCCGCCTCGCAGTCGCCGCCGCCGCCGAGATGCTGACGTGA
- a CDS encoding alpha/beta fold hydrolase, which yields MDGILDEVTFRQVPTNGIELRVATLGDGPLVLMVHGFPESWYSWRHQMKPIAELGFTAAAVDVRGYGGSDKPHPVEAYRLEEITADIAGVADALGGGSAILIGHDWGAPIVWNTALLHPEKIRGVAGLSVPYMPMGERSFIDVVRAAFTDRGRFFYQVYFQDEGVAEAELEADVRASLRRFCYAISGDAPDGTWPVDKPHGAALLERLPDPDPFPAWLTEADIDYYVAEFERSGFRGPLNRYRNHGADHAFLRPHAKTPIVQPSLFIGGTRDLVLKMLPGVDMVAMMRPNLPGLRGARLLDGIGHWTQQEAPDEVNELLTGWLKGFRAAE from the coding sequence ATGGACGGCATTCTGGACGAGGTGACATTCCGGCAGGTGCCGACGAACGGGATCGAGCTGCGCGTCGCCACGCTGGGCGACGGGCCGCTGGTGCTCATGGTCCACGGCTTCCCCGAAAGCTGGTATTCCTGGCGTCACCAGATGAAGCCGATCGCGGAGCTGGGCTTCACGGCGGCGGCGGTGGACGTGCGCGGCTATGGCGGCAGCGACAAACCCCACCCGGTCGAGGCCTACCGCCTGGAGGAGATCACCGCCGACATCGCCGGCGTCGCCGACGCCCTGGGCGGCGGCAGCGCCATCCTGATCGGCCACGACTGGGGCGCGCCGATCGTCTGGAACACCGCGCTTCTCCATCCGGAAAAGATCCGCGGCGTGGCCGGGCTGTCGGTGCCCTACATGCCCATGGGGGAGCGGTCGTTCATCGACGTCGTCCGCGCTGCCTTCACTGACCGCGGGCGCTTCTTCTACCAGGTCTATTTCCAGGACGAGGGCGTGGCGGAAGCCGAGCTGGAGGCGGACGTCCGCGCCAGTCTGCGCCGCTTCTGTTACGCCATCTCCGGCGATGCGCCGGACGGCACCTGGCCGGTCGACAAGCCCCACGGCGCGGCGCTGCTGGAGCGCCTGCCCGACCCGGACCCCTTCCCTGCCTGGCTGACGGAAGCGGACATCGACTACTACGTGGCCGAGTTCGAGCGTTCCGGCTTTCGCGGGCCGCTCAACCGCTACCGCAACCACGGCGCCGATCATGCCTTCCTCAGACCGCACGCGAAGACGCCGATCGTCCAGCCATCGCTGTTCATCGGCGGCACCCGCGACCTGGTCCTGAAGATGCTCCCCGGCGTCGACATGGTGGCGATGATGCGGCCGAACCTGCCCGGCCTGCGCGGCGCCCGCCTGCTGGACGGCATCGGCCACTGGACCCAGCAGGAGGCGCCGGACGAGGTCAACGAACTGCTCACCGGCTGGCTGAAGGGGTTCCGGGCCGCCGAATGA
- a CDS encoding NapC/NirT family cytochrome c produces MRKLLHWLRLYWRTLWRAPLHLSLGAVTLAGFAAGVIFWGGFNTALEATNTEEFCVSCHEMENNVFNELKSTVHFSNASGVRATCPDCHVPHDWTDKIARKMQASKEVWGHLFGTISTREKFLEERLRLAKHEWHRLKENDSLECRNCHSEESMDLTRQSPRAAEAHRERLITGAKTCIDCHKGIAHELPNMAGVEGWQ; encoded by the coding sequence ATGCGCAAACTGCTTCACTGGCTGCGGCTCTACTGGCGCACGCTCTGGCGGGCGCCGCTGCACCTCAGCCTGGGCGCGGTCACCCTCGCCGGCTTCGCTGCGGGCGTGATCTTCTGGGGCGGCTTCAACACGGCGCTGGAGGCGACCAACACCGAGGAGTTCTGCGTTTCCTGCCACGAGATGGAGAACAACGTCTTCAACGAGCTGAAGAGCACGGTCCACTTCTCCAACGCCTCGGGCGTGCGGGCGACCTGTCCCGACTGCCACGTGCCGCATGACTGGACCGACAAGATCGCGCGCAAGATGCAGGCCTCGAAGGAAGTCTGGGGCCATCTCTTCGGCACCATCAGTACGCGCGAGAAATTCCTGGAGGAGCGCCTGCGGCTGGCCAAGCACGAATGGCACCGGCTGAAGGAGAACGACTCGCTGGAATGCCGCAACTGCCACAGCGAGGAGTCGATGGACCTGACCCGGCAGAGCCCGCGCGCGGCCGAGGCGCATCGCGAGCGCCTGATTACCGGGGCGAAGACGTGCATCGACTGCCACAAGGGTATCGCTCACGAACTGCCCAACATGGCCGGCGTCGAGGGCTGGCAGTAG
- a CDS encoding nitrate reductase cytochrome c-type subunit translates to MPKRLAMITAALLALAAAPLLAQDIRTDVDPAAALKGLRGPAALSQHNEAPTMTQLEDGAERRVRNYPEQPPTIPHDIDGYQVDLNANKCLSCHARTRTGESGAPMVSVTHFMDRDGQFLAAVSPRRYFCTQCHVPQHRVAEEVGNSFVDIDSLIAPRADRQ, encoded by the coding sequence ATGCCGAAGCGCCTCGCGATGATCACCGCCGCCCTGCTGGCGCTGGCGGCCGCGCCGCTGCTGGCCCAGGACATCCGCACCGACGTCGACCCGGCCGCCGCGCTCAAGGGGCTGCGCGGACCGGCCGCGCTGTCCCAGCACAACGAAGCTCCGACGATGACGCAGCTGGAGGACGGCGCGGAGCGGCGGGTCCGCAACTACCCGGAGCAGCCGCCGACCATTCCGCACGACATCGACGGCTACCAGGTCGACCTCAACGCCAACAAGTGCCTGTCCTGCCACGCCAGGACCCGCACCGGCGAGAGCGGGGCGCCCATGGTTTCGGTCACCCACTTCATGGACCGCGACGGGCAGTTTCTCGCGGCCGTTTCGCCGCGGCGCTATTTCTGCACCCAGTGCCATGTGCCGCAGCACCGGGTCGCCGAAGAGGTCGGCAACAGCTTCGTCGACATAGACAGCCTGATCGCGCCCCGCGCGGACCGGCAATAG